Genomic window (Canis lupus dingo isolate Sandy chromosome 6, ASM325472v2, whole genome shotgun sequence):
GGGCCAGTGGCTGCGAGGGCATCTGATCCAGAGGGGGCCACTCTAGAGGCCAGGCCACCAGCACCATGGGCCAGTGTGTCACCAAGTGCAAGAATCCCTCATCAACCCTGGGCAGCAAGAACGGAGACCGTGACCCCAGCAGCAAGTCACACAGCAGACGGAGCGCAGGCCACCGTGAGGAACAGCCACCAGCGTGTGGCAAGCCAGGCGGGGATATCCTTGTGAATGGGACCAAGAAGGCAGAGGCTGCCACTGAGCCCTGCCAGCTGCCAACGTCCTCTGGAGATGCCGGGAGGGAGCCCAAGTCCAATGCTGAGGAGTCTTCCCTGCAGAGGCTGGAAGAACTGTTTAGGCGCTACAAGGATGAGCGGGAGGATGCAATTTTGGAGGAAGGCATGGAGCGCTTTTGCAATGACTTATGTGTTGACCCCACAGAATTTCGAGTGCTGCTCTTGGCTTGGAAGTTCCAGGCTGCTACCATGTGCAAATTCACCAGGTTAGTCACAAATACTTCATATCACCAGGTGAGCAGAGGAGGATGAGTGCACTCCTGGGCAGGGATGCCCAGCTGGGGTAGAACTGGGTTGGCTTCTTAGGGTTTTGggtaagttttttttgtttgtttgttttttgttttcggCAGTTTCTATAAACCTATGCAGCCCTTGAAGAACAGGCAACGACTGTCTTTGCCTGAAATTAAGCAAAGAATAACCCACATGGAGCCCTGTGGCCACACTGCTGCCCAGCACCACTGCTCTTTCagacttttatcttttctttcacttgtttACTCGTAATTCACTCACTCCCTCACCCACTTGATATTTATTGTACACctgtcatgtgccaggcactgtgagtGCTGGTCTGGGGAGCACCTTTGAGGACCCGCCTCCATCACTCACGGAGTCAGTTGCCCCTTCTAGCTCTGTGTGCATGTCCCTCAGCCAGCGTATGTGCCAACAGGGACAACTGGCCCCAGTTAGTAAGCAGTAGTTGTGCACATCACCATGGTCATATGTCCCTGTAGAGGTTGGTTGTGGGGGAGGTAGTAGCAAGGTTACCCAACGTGTAGTTTGCAGAGCACACACCCCCCACTCCGCCCCCAACCCGTTTCTAGCCCCTGGGTTTCAGATGCCTTATATTTTCAGCTGAAACAGCAGTCTCTGAGGTGATCATCAATGAGAGACCATGTTGTAACCTGAAAGTGTTATGTAGATGTTAAAAATACATACgcagtttttgttctttaataataGAACTTTGATCTCTGGTGGCAGAGTTAGCCAGAATCTTTGGCTCCAAAGATCTCCCTTGACAGTCaccaaaaatattccaaaaacaaacaacccatagagaatcaaaaggaaagcaggaagactCCCCGTCTAGGAGGGGAGTCTGAGCTTAATTGCTGTTGCAGAATGGGAAATAGAGCATCAAGCGGGAGACTGGAGTTTCGCTTTGGAAGGTTGGATAAGTGAATGAAGGAACCACCATCAGCctcctaccatgtgccagacactgttagAAGCAGTGGACATATATTAACTTGTTTAGTCCTCACCAAAACCCTATGAAGTAAGGTGGTATTCTCACCATTTGACAGATGGATAAATAGGACTAATTAGTGGAGGAGTTGGAACTCAAATCCAGGCCGTCCAATCTCAAAACCATGCTCTTACTGTACTATATTGCCTCTCAGCAGATGATGATACTgtttacaaatattaattgtgCCCCCTCCTTCCTGTTGCAGGAAGGAGTTTTTTGATGGCTGCAAAGCAATAAGTGCAGACAGCATTGATGGGATCTGTGCACGATTCCCTAGCCTCTTAACAGAAGCCAAACAAGAGGATAAATTCAAGGATCTCTACCGGTTTACATTTCAGTTTGGTCTGGACTCTGAAGAAGGGCAGCGGTCACTGCATCGGGAAATAGCCATCGCCCTGTGGAAATTAGTCTTTACCCAGAACAATCCTCCAGTATTGGACCAGTGGCTAAACTTCCTAACGGAGAATCCCTCGGGGATCAAGGGCATCTCCCGGGACACTTGGAACATGTTCCTTAACTTCACTCAGGTGATTGGCCCTGACCTCAGCAACTACAGTGAAGATGAGGCCTGGCCAA
Coding sequences:
- the DCUN1D3 gene encoding DCN1-like protein 3 translates to MGQCVTKCKNPSSTLGSKNGDRDPSSKSHSRRSAGHREEQPPACGKPGGDILVNGTKKAEAATEPCQLPTSSGDAGREPKSNAEESSLQRLEELFRRYKDEREDAILEEGMERFCNDLCVDPTEFRVLLLAWKFQAATMCKFTRKEFFDGCKAISADSIDGICARFPSLLTEAKQEDKFKDLYRFTFQFGLDSEEGQRSLHREIAIALWKLVFTQNNPPVLDQWLNFLTENPSGIKGISRDTWNMFLNFTQVIGPDLSNYSEDEAWPSLFDTFVEWEMERRKREGEGRGALSSGPEGLCPGEQT